In the Candidatus Zixiibacteriota bacterium genome, one interval contains:
- a CDS encoding dockerin type I domain-containing protein — protein sequence MPGGKRYEIRQRAFTVNQGQWPDSVLFRSDADGAAVWFTTSGMIYQLFREKSPDKALPAKPAELKQTPEIESRLVKASFIGANRHPVVTGERLIDYKCNYFLGNDTSRWRTDVPNYESITYTNLYDGVNLRFHGENGKLEYDFIITPGADLSRIAIAYEGARYISLNADGNLIIETDWGSFVEKAPYIYQESDGKRAEVSGAFELRGQNSFGFKLSGSYDSSRRLIIDPVLSFSTLLGGSGDDLCADMRINASGEAFICGITSSADFPVLSGYDNTFNSNDDIFLTKFNASGNSIIFSTFLGGSNDDLSNAMTLFGDIFISGHTFSNDFPTVNPVDGSLNGAADVIVARIGAAGNTLSFSTYLGGNGGEAANDIVVRCQPPCLTPTLRIWIAGLTTSTDFPTLNYFDNTLSGDADAFLTLLSLTTLSGSITYSTYFGGDSSDYATGLVVKGNSPYYPYICGSTSSPDLPAVNAHDNTLSGSTDGFMAGFDIAGNGQLFLMVSTFIGGAELNGVETANSMALNSNGDFIIGGIASSAGLATAGVFDNSYGGLIDALVSAYSGSNYSLLFRTYLGGTDQDVLYPFSSGSRNIAVDNQDNIYVIGTTESSDFPVVDPFDASLGGNGDSFAAKISPDGSNLLFCSYLGGSDYESSHAIAVDTFGCLYLSGITGSADFPVFNPYDGSLSAVDNFLTNICLPTFICGDANGNGAVNILDATFIIAYLYKNGPDPEPLDAADANGNGVVNILDATYLIAHLYKNGPAPVC from the coding sequence ATGCCCGGGGGCAAGCGGTATGAAATCCGGCAACGAGCCTTCACCGTCAATCAGGGGCAGTGGCCCGATTCGGTGCTCTTCCGCTCCGATGCCGATGGCGCCGCGGTCTGGTTTACAACCAGCGGCATGATTTATCAGCTGTTCCGGGAAAAGTCGCCGGACAAAGCGCTCCCTGCAAAGCCGGCAGAACTGAAGCAAACGCCCGAAATTGAGTCCCGTCTGGTGAAGGCGTCATTCATCGGGGCGAACCGCCATCCGGTTGTAACCGGCGAGAGGCTTATCGATTACAAGTGCAATTATTTTCTGGGAAATGACACGAGCCGATGGCGAACCGATGTCCCCAATTACGAGTCGATAACTTACACCAATCTCTATGACGGTGTCAATCTGCGGTTCCACGGCGAAAACGGGAAGCTGGAGTATGATTTTATTATTACTCCTGGCGCAGATTTAAGCAGAATAGCCATCGCCTATGAAGGGGCGCGATATATTTCCCTGAACGCCGACGGCAACCTGATAATAGAAACAGATTGGGGCAGTTTTGTAGAGAAGGCGCCCTATATTTATCAGGAATCTGACGGCAAACGCGCCGAGGTCAGCGGGGCATTTGAGTTAAGAGGTCAGAACAGTTTCGGCTTCAAACTGTCCGGCAGTTATGATTCCTCCCGGAGACTGATTATTGACCCGGTGCTCAGTTTCAGCACCCTGCTCGGCGGTTCCGGAGATGACCTCTGCGCCGACATGAGAATCAATGCCTCGGGGGAAGCATTTATTTGCGGTATCACCAGCTCGGCCGATTTCCCTGTATTAAGCGGCTATGACAATACTTTCAATTCCAACGACGATATCTTCCTGACCAAATTCAACGCCTCGGGAAATAGTATAATCTTCAGCACCTTTTTGGGTGGTTCCAATGACGACCTCAGTAATGCCATGACATTGTTCGGAGATATCTTTATCTCCGGCCACACATTTTCCAATGATTTTCCAACTGTAAATCCGGTCGATGGGTCCCTGAATGGCGCAGCCGATGTTATCGTGGCAAGAATCGGCGCCGCCGGCAATACTCTCAGTTTCAGCACTTATCTGGGTGGAAATGGGGGAGAAGCGGCTAATGATATTGTGGTCCGATGCCAACCGCCCTGCCTCACTCCGACACTGCGCATCTGGATCGCCGGGCTCACGACATCTACTGATTTCCCGACCCTTAACTACTTTGACAATACCCTTTCGGGCGATGCTGATGCCTTCTTAACGTTATTGAGTCTGACTACCTTGTCGGGTTCAATCACCTACAGCACCTATTTTGGTGGAGATAGTTCCGATTACGCCACCGGATTAGTGGTTAAAGGAAACTCCCCCTATTATCCCTACATATGCGGGTCCACCTCTTCTCCCGATTTGCCCGCCGTCAACGCTCACGACAACACTCTCTCGGGGAGTACTGATGGTTTCATGGCCGGATTCGATATCGCCGGGAATGGCCAGCTTTTCCTGATGGTGAGCACTTTTATCGGCGGCGCCGAATTGAATGGAGTCGAAACAGCGAATTCGATGGCGCTGAACAGCAATGGCGATTTTATCATAGGGGGAATTGCAAGTTCGGCGGGATTGGCGACGGCCGGTGTCTTCGACAATAGTTACGGTGGCCTAATCGATGCTCTTGTTTCAGCCTACAGCGGAAGCAACTACTCGCTGCTTTTTCGAACTTATCTGGGCGGCACCGACCAGGATGTCCTCTATCCTTTCTCCAGTGGCTCCCGAAATATCGCGGTGGACAATCAGGACAACATTTATGTAATAGGCACCACGGAATCATCGGATTTCCCGGTTGTCGACCCTTTTGATGCCAGTCTCGGAGGCAACGGAGACAGTTTTGCCGCAAAAATTAGCCCCGACGGTTCCAATCTGCTGTTCTGTTCTTATCTGGGTGGCAGCGATTACGAATCATCCCATGCAATTGCTGTCGATACTTTCGGATGCCTTTATCTGTCCGGTATCACCGGCTCGGCTGATTTTCCGGTTTTCAATCCGTATGATGGAAGCCTGAGCGCCGTTGACAACTTTCTCACCAATATCTGTCTGCCGACCTTTATCTGCGGTGATGCCAACGGCAATGGCGCCGTCAATATCCTCGATGCCACCTTTATTATCGCTTATCTCTACAAGAATGGACCGGACCCGGAGCCGCTGGATGCCGCTGATGCCAATGGTAACGGTGTTGTGAATATTCTTGACGCCACTTATCTGATTGCGCATCTGTACAAAAACGGTCCGGCGCCGGTTTGCTGA